The sequence CGGCATTCTGCCAGTCTTCATGGCGGCGTACGGATACTGGCCCACGTGGCGGCTCATCACCCTTCCCATCTTCATTCTTCTGGCACTGATCGCAGCTCTGGGACCGGGCCTGCTGGTGACTGCGTTGAATGTGAAGTACCGCGATTTCAGGTACGTCATTCCCTTCGTCATGCAATTCGGCCTCTATGTGTCGCCTGTAGGTTTCTCAAGCTCTGTCATCGGCGAGAAGTTCGGGGCCGGATGGCAGATGGTCTATTCGCTGAATCCGATGGTAGGTGTCATCGATGGTTTCCGCTGGGCAGTGTGCCAGTCTGCGCCAGTGCATCTGCCCAGTTTCTGCATCTCCACCGCTTTGAGCTTCATCATGCTTGTGTGGGGCGTCAGCTATTTTCGAAAGACAGAACGCACCTTTGCTGATGTCATTTAATCGTCCCGCTCCGCTTGCAGCACACACCCTCCAGTGAGGCTTCAAATGCCGGACAGACAACATCGACCAAAGAACAGGCCCTCTCGCGATGGAAGCGGTTCGGACTGCTGACCCTTCTGCAAGGAGGGATTCAGGCCATCAGCATTGGAACCGGGTTCCTTCTAGTCCGGTGGCTCACCAAAACAGAGTTCGCGTGGTACACTTTGGGCAACTCGAGCACGGCGGTCTTCACCACCTTGGTGGACCCGGGCACCGGGCTTGGCATGCAGTCCGTAGGCGGGAGGGCAGTTGGGGAGACTGCGCGGTTCCGGCAGGCTCTCGCATCAGTGCTGAGCCTGCGCTGGCGGCTGGGCTGGGTGTCGGCACTGCTGGCGCTGCCAATTCCCTTCTGGTTGCTGCTGGAGAACGAAGCACCGCTCTCCATCGCT is a genomic window of Roseimicrobium gellanilyticum containing:
- a CDS encoding ABC transporter permease, yielding MRHESLVIEAGRTEAHYWRDLWRYRELFGFLAWRDVLVRYKQTVVGIAWAVLRPLLTTLILVFAFGKIAGLPSNGVPYPILVLAGNIPWVFFASSLGESSQSLIGNSNLISKIYFPRMILPASAVIVALIDCLICLGILPVFMAAYGYWPTWRLITLPIFILLALIAALGPGLLVTALNVKYRDFRYVIPFVMQFGLYVSPVGFSSSVIGEKFGAGWQMVYSLNPMVGVIDGFRWAVCQSAPVHLPSFCISTALSFIMLVWGVSYFRKTERTFADVI